A portion of the Mytilus galloprovincialis chromosome 12, xbMytGall1.hap1.1, whole genome shotgun sequence genome contains these proteins:
- the LOC143053912 gene encoding uncharacterized protein LOC143053912 isoform X1 produces the protein MHSGVNVVIDRERNITTGLLAKGGENRRRVKAMSTTKSVRGFTEFDDLCRGFQGYSNNLVELFDICDHGKLNRNKHPISFKEAFTRLKLRIKESFSALEIQTERKVTDFTIGKTFVKKHERATFNPMKQTTWSLGGGINSRWQFYKKDDYDGLIVLACIERDLIPQNIKECYKRAIQMNKKTIEANQQNYALALEQALIQYYALIKPDERMRNQSFDIGNLSKEIYKGGIVYVAYKLEREPSYSDDELEAHANSEVNEEAGVNGPPLLLAKEKLYYQSLKRGDGNVEVKGESTILKRPAPTEAAVATQSPPLKKQKKKTLVDEHKISKSTPSGDNATKTEPEVQFIPRQRIDDGAQITGGENPSNTSSSKSLSKPKIHMSADENTSSSQSPSKPKIQMSADENTASSKAPSKPKVNMSTDEKKLILKTYIKQEVKSDWDKLGETVYLHRREYLPRTTVEHYEKNLTTASLKQRIKSFIQSVMRGKKENEKDPEVMDLISKIV, from the exons ATGcattcaggcgttaatgtagtGATCGATAGGGAgcgtaatataacgactggattattggCGAAAGGTGGAGAGAATCGGAGACG agTAAAAGCTATGTCAACAACTAAATCAGTCCGTGGATTTACCGAGTTCGACGATCTTTGTCGAGGCTTTCAAGGTTACTCGAACAACCTTGTGGAATTGTTTGATATATGTGATCATGGCAAACTAAATCGAAATAAACACCCAATTTCTTTTAAGGAAGCTTTCACAAGATTGAAATTAAGAATTAAAGAATCTTTTAGTGCTTTGGAAATACAGACTGAACGAAAAGTTACAGACTTTACAATTGGTAAGACATTTGTTAAAAAACACGAGAGGGCTACCTTTAACCCTATGAAACAGACTACGTGGTCTCTTGGAGGAGGTATAAATAGTAGATGGCAATTTTACAAGAAGGATGATTATGACGGTTTAATTGTGTTGGCATGCATTGAAAGGGATCTGATTCCGCAAAATATCAAAGAATGCTACAAGAGGGCGATTCAAATGAATAAGAAAACAATCGAAGCGAATCAGCAAAATTATGCTCTAGCCCTGGAACAAGCTTTGATACAATATTACGCATTAATCAAACCAGACGAAAGAATGCGCAATCAATCCTTCGATATCGGcaatttatcaaaggaaatataCAAGGGAGGAATTGTGTATGTAGCGTATAAACTTGAGCGAGAACCTTCTTATTCA gATGATGAATTGGAAGCACATGCTAATTCAG AAGTGAACGAAGAAGCTGGGGTAAATGGACCTCCACTCTTACTTGCAAAAGAAAAACTATACTATCAGAGTTTAAAAAGGGGTGATGGTAACGTAGAGGTTAAAGGAGAATCAACAATCCTTA AAAGACCTGCACCTACAGAAGCAGCGGTGGCAACTCAATCACCACctttaaagaaacaaaagaaaaa AACTCTCGTAGATGAACATAAGATATCGAAATCAACACCATCAGGTGACAACGCAACAAAAACGGAACCTGAAGTTCAATTCATCCCACGACAGAGAATTGACGATGGGGCTCAGATAACTGGTGGCGAAAACCCTTCAAATACTTCATCATCAAAAAGTCTGTCTAAACCGAAAATACATATGTCTGCAGATGAAAACACTTCATCATCACAAAGCCCATCTAAACCGAAAATACAAATGTCTGCGGATGAAAATACTGCTTCGTCAAAAGCTCCTTCTAAACCTAAAGTAAATATGTCTACAGATGAAAAGAAGTTAATTCTGAAGacttatataaaacaagaagtaaaaAGCGACTGGGACAAACTGGGAGAAACTGTGTATTTACATCGTCGTGAATATTTACCACGAACAACAGTTGAGCATTACGAGAAAAACCTTACCACTGCCAGCTTAAAGCAGAGAATCAAATCGTTTATCCAGTCTGTGATGAGAGGTAAGAAAGAAAACGAGAAAGATCCCGAGGTGATGGACCTTATCTCAAAGATTGTATGA
- the LOC143053912 gene encoding uncharacterized protein LOC143053912 isoform X2 has translation MSTTKSVRGFTEFDDLCRGFQGYSNNLVELFDICDHGKLNRNKHPISFKEAFTRLKLRIKESFSALEIQTERKVTDFTIGKTFVKKHERATFNPMKQTTWSLGGGINSRWQFYKKDDYDGLIVLACIERDLIPQNIKECYKRAIQMNKKTIEANQQNYALALEQALIQYYALIKPDERMRNQSFDIGNLSKEIYKGGIVYVAYKLEREPSYSDDELEAHANSEVNEEAGVNGPPLLLAKEKLYYQSLKRGDGNVEVKGESTILKRPAPTEAAVATQSPPLKKQKKKTLVDEHKISKSTPSGDNATKTEPEVQFIPRQRIDDGAQITGGENPSNTSSSKSLSKPKIHMSADENTSSSQSPSKPKIQMSADENTASSKAPSKPKVNMSTDEKKLILKTYIKQEVKSDWDKLGETVYLHRREYLPRTTVEHYEKNLTTASLKQRIKSFIQSVMRGKKENEKDPEVMDLISKIV, from the exons ATGTCAACAACTAAATCAGTCCGTGGATTTACCGAGTTCGACGATCTTTGTCGAGGCTTTCAAGGTTACTCGAACAACCTTGTGGAATTGTTTGATATATGTGATCATGGCAAACTAAATCGAAATAAACACCCAATTTCTTTTAAGGAAGCTTTCACAAGATTGAAATTAAGAATTAAAGAATCTTTTAGTGCTTTGGAAATACAGACTGAACGAAAAGTTACAGACTTTACAATTGGTAAGACATTTGTTAAAAAACACGAGAGGGCTACCTTTAACCCTATGAAACAGACTACGTGGTCTCTTGGAGGAGGTATAAATAGTAGATGGCAATTTTACAAGAAGGATGATTATGACGGTTTAATTGTGTTGGCATGCATTGAAAGGGATCTGATTCCGCAAAATATCAAAGAATGCTACAAGAGGGCGATTCAAATGAATAAGAAAACAATCGAAGCGAATCAGCAAAATTATGCTCTAGCCCTGGAACAAGCTTTGATACAATATTACGCATTAATCAAACCAGACGAAAGAATGCGCAATCAATCCTTCGATATCGGcaatttatcaaaggaaatataCAAGGGAGGAATTGTGTATGTAGCGTATAAACTTGAGCGAGAACCTTCTTATTCA gATGATGAATTGGAAGCACATGCTAATTCAG AAGTGAACGAAGAAGCTGGGGTAAATGGACCTCCACTCTTACTTGCAAAAGAAAAACTATACTATCAGAGTTTAAAAAGGGGTGATGGTAACGTAGAGGTTAAAGGAGAATCAACAATCCTTA AAAGACCTGCACCTACAGAAGCAGCGGTGGCAACTCAATCACCACctttaaagaaacaaaagaaaaa AACTCTCGTAGATGAACATAAGATATCGAAATCAACACCATCAGGTGACAACGCAACAAAAACGGAACCTGAAGTTCAATTCATCCCACGACAGAGAATTGACGATGGGGCTCAGATAACTGGTGGCGAAAACCCTTCAAATACTTCATCATCAAAAAGTCTGTCTAAACCGAAAATACATATGTCTGCAGATGAAAACACTTCATCATCACAAAGCCCATCTAAACCGAAAATACAAATGTCTGCGGATGAAAATACTGCTTCGTCAAAAGCTCCTTCTAAACCTAAAGTAAATATGTCTACAGATGAAAAGAAGTTAATTCTGAAGacttatataaaacaagaagtaaaaAGCGACTGGGACAAACTGGGAGAAACTGTGTATTTACATCGTCGTGAATATTTACCACGAACAACAGTTGAGCATTACGAGAAAAACCTTACCACTGCCAGCTTAAAGCAGAGAATCAAATCGTTTATCCAGTCTGTGATGAGAGGTAAGAAAGAAAACGAGAAAGATCCCGAGGTGATGGACCTTATCTCAAAGATTGTATGA